One genomic window of Microtus ochrogaster isolate Prairie Vole_2 chromosome 14 unlocalized genomic scaffold, MicOch1.0 chr14_random_2, whole genome shotgun sequence includes the following:
- the LOC101979329 gene encoding phosphatidylethanolamine-binding protein 1 produces the protein MPADISKWAGPLSLQEVDERPQHPLQVTYAGVELDELGQVLTPTQVKNRPSSISWDGLDPAKLYTLVLTDPDAPSRKDPKYREWHHFLVVNMKGNDISSGKVLSDYVGSGPPSGTGLHRYVWLVYEQDKPLKCDEPILSNRSGDHRGKFKVAAFRKKYHLGAPVAGTCYQAEWDDYVPKLYKQLSGK, from the coding sequence ATGCCCGCAGACATCAGCAAGTGGGCCGGGCCACTGAGCCTACAGGAGGTGGATGAGCGCCCACAACACCCACTGCAGGTCACCTACGCTGGAGTGGAGCTGGATGAGCTGGGCCAAGTGCTGACGCCTACTCAGGTTAAGAACAGACCCAGTAGCATTTCATGGGATGGCCTTGACCCAGCGAAACTCTACACCTTAGTCCTCACAGACCCGGATGCTCCCAGCAGGAAAGACCCCAAGtacagggagtggcaccatttcCTGGTGGTCAACATGAAGGGCAACGACATCAGCAGTGGGAAGGTCCTCTCggattatgtgggttctgggcctCCCAGTGGCACCGGCCTCCATCGCTACGTGTGGCTGGTGTACGAGCAGGACAAGCCACTGAAGTGTGATGAGCCCATTCTCAGCAACCGGTCAGGAGACCACCGCGGCAAATTCAAGGTGGCGGCATTCCGCAAGAAGTATCACCTGGGAGCCCCGGTAGCCGGCACGTGTTACCAGGCAGAATGGGATGATTATGTACCCAAGCTGTACAAGCAGCTGTCTGGGAAATAG